AATCTTGTCTttcagaaacacaaacaaaggATGGGCATCTTTTCCATTTACGTCGACCTTCTCAAGGAGTTTAAATTTGGGCTCGAAGCCGTTTCCTGGTCGAACATATTTCAAAGATTGCAGAATTTCCTCATTGTTGCAATTCTCCTGCGAAATGAAGAACAGAGGGACAGTGTTTAAAATAGGCTTATTTCCTCTGATTACATAATCTTTCGTTGGTCTGAAACAAAAaacaggctatagcctaggccttcCCAACATATTTCACAATTAGGCTAACATAACAATACTTATATTAAATACCGATGCAGACATACAACGAGGCCTAGAGAAAAATTACCAAATATTGTTAACAATGGATCCCACCTGATGTCCGAACTGGTTGCAGGGCACTCCCAGAACCACAAGCCCCTTTGAGGAATACTTCTCGTGGAGTTCGTTCATCTGGGTGTAATCCCTGGTGGTCGTGCCTCATAGAGATGCCACATTCTCGATAAGGATAACTTTACCCTTAAGTGATGAGAAATTCAATATCTCTCCTGTAAGTAACCTTGCAGAAACATCGTAGAGAGTTTTAATTGCGGCCATGTCTGCTGAACTGGACGGCGAGTATAAACTTCAGTCGCAGGTACACGCACTTTTATCATGCGCAGCCTACTGAAGAAGGAAGTGTCACGGGCAGTTTAGGCTTTGAGGGGCGTGTCGAGTAAGGCACACCTTACAAGTAGTCTACTCATGTTGATTCAGTGCATTTTGAAGGAAAACCAATGAAATCATTCTGATTTGCGTGGGCACTGGGCACAAGTATTTTCCGTCGCTACACAAGGCTACCAACACCTCTTTTTACATAGTCTCTATGTATGCCAGTGAGTTACCATTAAGAGATGAACTGTTTGGATAAGAggtggttggttggttgtgTTGTTATGTCACTGGATATGAATTGAAAATGGTCCAACAAGGTTGTGTCTTATAAAATGCCGAAAATACGAATTGAACTGAAAGCACACGAAGGATAACGAGCCTGTGATGAACAGAGCGATGAACACCTTATCAAGTTTCACTCAGTTCGTAGTACAACACTTTTCGACGGCCCCTTATTACAAAACATTGGCGCGGGAACTACCCTTCAGTGTTTTCAGCCAGCCTACCATTACGGTTTATGGTGCTACAACTAGGCCTACAGCTTACATTGTAACGTTTTTGGAGGAGCAAAAGGGTATGTGACGTTCAGGTTATGGAATAACTAGATAAATTAGCCATACAAATCGAATGTCATTGTAGACAAGTGCGAGATTATGGTGTCAGTTGCCTAAATGAAATCCGTGttaataacttttgtgaggaaCTAGCAGTAGCATGGGCTAGCGTAAAGTTTACTGTTAACGTTAGGTAAgctgttgtattgtttttgtaagtcaAACGTCCCGATATTAACAGCCAAACTCAAATGAAAATCCTCTTCTTGGTAATTTTAGTATAACGAGCTGCTAACGTTACAATATGATGCGGAAGAAGAAGCGTCCCTCTGTGGACCAGACTGACAGCTCGGCGGCTCTCGACGGGTCAAGTAAGTTAACTTGAGATGATACGTGAACTTACCTAAAAATGAACTTGACAGCAATGGATTTTCATGTGTTAGTCTCTTAGGGTTAACCATATATGATGGTCAAATGTGGGTATCAAGCAAAATGTTaaaaccactgaaacaatttgaCATTTTTTTCAGAGCCGAAGAAGGGTCGAACTGGTGGGCAAAGACACTCCAAGTCTGTACAGGTGGTTCCTGATGAATCTGTATTTGTGCAGCTCTTACGGGAGGCCGGTGTCACCCTCAAACAAGATAGAGCATCTAATGAAATAGGTACGTTACACGAATACGTGTGTAACAGGTAACCGTTTAAATGCATATGAAttgtaaactttttttttttttactttttagcTGTCGACCAAGTAGTGTTCCAAAAGCGATTACAGCAAAGCCTGAAAAAGCACCCCAGATACCCTGGAGTAAGTAGGATGTAGGCTATTGTGTCACAGTCACACCTCTGCTTATTCGCTGTATCAGTTACTGCCTGGTTTTGTATGAAGTCCCAGCCTCTATCCCACAGATTATTCAAGAGTTTATCACTGGTCTGGAATCACACATTGAAGATCCGCAACATTTTAGGAATGGCCTCCTCCCCTGTGTTCCACGTCTTAATGACGAGGATTCCAAGTAAGAATTTAGCCATCTGTCCACATGAGAGAAGATGAAGCACATCACACCTGACCTCTGATagttatttcttttttgtgaGATTTATAGTATTACTATCTCATAATGACTTGTGatgtaaggtaaggtaaggtgatAAATCAAAACAAATTTGTGCTCTGTCTCCTTTCCTACCTTCTAGTTCAGTATCGTATCAGGAGAGTCTAATGCGGCTACTGCTTGGCATTGAGATGCTACAGGTAAATTTGTATCCTTTGCGTTTTTGAATTGATCCATAATGGCTTTTGTCTCATAAAAGTATATTTTGCTTTGTCTTCTTAGACCCCAgtcataaatatattgtttgaGAAGTTGCCTGAGTTTATGTTTGATGGGTAAGTATATGTACCCCGTTTGTGAACTGATACTTTTGAATTGTTAAAACCATTGTTGAGAAAGCTTTCAAACATTGTCATCATCACTGTTATTTTCAGTGTTGGTGAAGATGGGCTGAATGTGCCCCGCATCATCATGAATCAGCTCAAATGGCTAGACAGAGTCATGGATAGCACTGTAGGTCAAACCCACAATTGTCAAAGGCACCTTTCAATTAACCGTGACATAAACAACTTCATGTATGTAATTAAATCATATGGGTATAATTTTAGGATTTGGCAAGTAAGCTCATGCAGCTTGTCTCTGTGGCCTCCCTGGAAGTGCAGCGAGATGTCATCACTAGTATTCCAGAAGTTCTGGAGGACTCTCAGCATGGTGACATTGCCAGGGAGCTCAAGTGAGTGTTAAGATTCTGTTCTACCATTACCAAACGCTCATGTAGTACACACAGTATGGTACATTATTATAACTAATGCATTTCTTTCTCATTCCTTTCACCAAAACTTAATCCTTTGAAGGAAATACTTGGTTCTTAtaaatcacatcacatgaaatctGGCTTCAGGTCCATGTATTTCTGAGTCTTGAGTTTCATCCCATCAGGTTCATGACTTGGATGGATCAGTGGTCAAATATCACCTCTTTCTTTCTACAGCTCTCTGCTGAAGGAGAACACTCAGCTGACAGTCCCTATCCTAGATGCCCTGTCCAGTCTGAACTTAAGCCCTACCCTCCTGGCTGAGGtagctccctcacacacacacacacactcatcccaacTGTCTCCGTCTGTGCCCTCAAGTGTCCTCAACCTTCTAAAGcacctgttttgtgtgtgtgtttgtgtgtttgtgtgtgtgtgtgtgtgtttgtgtgtttgtgtgtttgtgtttgtgtttgtgtgtgtgtgtatttgtgtaataAGGTACGAGGGGCTGTGATGACAACTCTCTCTGCTGTGCAGCTGGAGGACCTTCCGGTGGTGGTGAAGTTCATCCTACACTCCATCTCTGCCCCTGATGCCATTGAGGTTGGTGTCGCTCTCTCTGATGTCTGGATGGGACGTAGACAACATGGCTCACACTGCACCGTGCACCACACAATACAGCTTttcaccagagactttctaatgacgagagacagcactcaaaaaatcctccatagaaatgcatggcgttagtttgtaacgccaaggcagttgtctacacatatcccgccccaTCCGTGGCAAATCCGTTgacgtgaatacattgtgccaatcatgtggtgtgttgtgaatacattgtgacaatcatgtgttgtgtgccttgcgcatgcgcatttctgccgaaatgatgcccgataagtgccccaaaaagcgttgcaatatggccgccaagtggagggacttgcctaaaaggactttgatttcACTACGTCCCTGTCATCTGCAGCCTCTCCACTTTGAGTTTGTAGTCCTCTCTGCAGGTAGCAGAGCATAGACTGAGTTATTATGCACTTGATAGAAAAAGCTCAACAGTTTCAGAGGTCTTCTTAAGTGATGTCAATTTGGTTAGGAACATTTAGACTTTCAAATTTGACAGAGACTCTGTTGGAAGTTGCTTCTGCATCCAGGAACTCTCTCTATACATGTGTAATTCCATGGATATTAGATATTAATAAAAGAGATTCGCCTCATCTGTGCTATTCAAAGGAGATTTCCACAGACTTCAAAGGCATTACAGTACTCTTGATTtgtttacatctgtgtgtgtgtgtgtgtgtttgtggcactGGCAGGTTGTGACAGAACTACGTAAGAAGTTGGAACTAGAGCTATGTCTGCTGCCCCCAGTGCTGCAGTCCTCCCAAAGCCGGCCCAGGATCAAGGGTGCAGCAAGGTGAGGAG
Above is a genomic segment from Alosa sapidissima isolate fAloSap1 chromosome 4, fAloSap1.pri, whole genome shotgun sequence containing:
- the gpx1b gene encoding glutathione peroxidase 1b, whose protein sequence is MAAIKTLYDVSARLLTGEILNFSSLKGKVILIENVASLUGTTTRDYTQMNELHEKYSSKGLVVLGVPCNQFGHQENCNNEEILQSLKYVRPGNGFEPKFKLLEKVDVNGKDAHPLFVFLKDKIPFPSDEPMCFMTEPKYIIWSPVCRNDIAWNFEKFLIGPDGVPFKRYGRRFLTSNIEADIKKLLNIAN